A portion of the Staphylococcus felis genome contains these proteins:
- a CDS encoding ABC transporter ATP-binding protein produces MIKRYLEFVKPYKWLIFGTIIVGILKFGIPLLIPLLIKYVIDDVINNGAMSINDKMNHLLIAMLIAAFIFVILRPPIEFLRQYMAQWTSNQILYDIRKKLYHHLQALSSRFYANNKAGEIISRVINDVEQTKDFIMTGLMNIWLDCITIIIALSVMLFLDVQLTVAAIIILPFYILTVYFFFGRLRAITRQRSQKLAETQGFLHERVNGMLVIKSFAIEDNEARNFDIRNRNFLNKAFKHTRWNAYSFSAINTVTDIGPLIVIGYGASLAINGSITVGTLAAFVSYLEQLYGPLRRLVSSFTTLTQSFASMDRVFQLFDEPYDIKNIEGAQPINIKNGNIQFRDVSFRYNKEEKDVLQHINLKVNHGETVAFVGMSGGGKSTLISLIPRFYDVTQGAITIDGHNIKSFETSSLRRQIGMVQQDNILFSDTVKENILLGRPDATFEEVMEAAKMANAHDFIMNLPNGYDTEVGERGVKLSGGQKQRLSIARIFLNNPPILILDEATSALDLESEAIIQEALETLSHDRTTLIVAHRLSTITHADKIIVVENGNIVEEGNHESLMRQKGAYHRLYNIQKLN; encoded by the coding sequence ATGATTAAACGTTACCTAGAATTTGTTAAACCATATAAATGGTTGATTTTTGGAACAATTATTGTAGGTATCCTTAAATTTGGTATACCACTACTCATACCATTATTAATCAAATACGTTATCGATGATGTGATTAATAATGGTGCGATGAGTATTAACGATAAAATGAATCATCTACTGATAGCAATGTTGATTGCTGCATTTATTTTTGTGATTTTGCGTCCACCTATTGAATTCTTACGTCAATACATGGCGCAGTGGACAAGTAATCAAATTTTATATGATATACGAAAAAAGTTATATCACCACCTGCAAGCATTAAGTTCAAGGTTTTATGCAAATAATAAAGCTGGAGAAATTATTTCACGTGTCATCAATGATGTTGAGCAAACGAAGGATTTTATAATGACAGGGCTCATGAATATATGGCTAGACTGTATCACCATTATCATTGCGCTGTCGGTTATGCTTTTTTTAGATGTACAATTAACAGTTGCTGCAATTATAATTTTGCCGTTTTATATTTTGACAGTATATTTCTTTTTTGGAAGATTAAGAGCCATTACACGACAACGTTCACAAAAATTAGCCGAAACACAAGGCTTTTTGCATGAACGGGTCAATGGTATGTTAGTTATTAAAAGTTTTGCGATTGAAGATAATGAAGCCCGAAACTTTGATATCCGTAACAGAAACTTTCTTAATAAGGCGTTTAAACATACGCGTTGGAATGCATATTCATTTTCAGCGATAAACACGGTAACCGACATTGGACCACTCATTGTAATCGGATATGGTGCATCCTTAGCAATTAATGGTTCTATTACAGTTGGGACACTCGCTGCTTTTGTAAGTTACTTAGAGCAGTTGTACGGACCACTAAGACGGTTAGTCTCCTCATTTACAACGTTAACGCAAAGTTTTGCATCTATGGATCGTGTTTTTCAGTTGTTTGATGAGCCATACGATATTAAAAATATCGAAGGTGCTCAACCTATAAATATTAAAAATGGGAATATTCAGTTCCGTGATGTATCATTCCGCTACAATAAGGAAGAAAAAGATGTATTACAACATATTAATCTTAAAGTAAATCATGGTGAAACTGTTGCCTTTGTCGGGATGAGTGGTGGAGGAAAGTCAACTTTAATTAGTCTCATTCCACGTTTTTATGATGTAACTCAAGGCGCTATTACAATCGATGGTCACAACATCAAATCATTTGAAACCTCTAGTTTACGCCGTCAAATTGGTATGGTTCAACAGGACAATATCTTATTTTCAGATACTGTTAAAGAGAATATTTTGCTAGGACGACCTGATGCAACATTTGAAGAAGTAATGGAAGCTGCGAAAATGGCAAACGCACACGATTTTATTATGAATTTACCAAACGGGTATGATACAGAAGTTGGAGAAAGAGGCGTTAAATTATCGGGTGGTCAAAAACAGCGACTGTCAATAGCGCGAATTTTCCTAAATAATCCACCTATACTGATATTAGACGAAGCTACCAGTGCGCTTGATTTAGAAAGTGAGGCAATTATACAAGAAGCATTAGAGACATTAAGTCATGATCGAACAACTTTAATAGTGGCACATCGACTTTCAACTATTACACATGCAGATAAAATTATTGTAGTTGAAAATGGTAATATCGTTGAAGAGGGGAATCACGAATCACTCATGCGTCAAAAGGGTGCATATCATAGACTCTATAATATTCAAAAGTTGAATTAA
- a CDS encoding teichoic acid translocation permease, giving the protein MQKKWIILTFSIGIALILLCVLMFKIMGTLDVKQAAIEYRLVGLFTFAMIWIAIYINYRFYPRDFYVTRHYNVSPFLYHLISSAVYSVILLLLMFTFSLLKPVNTDTSIWGVLYYSLMSFVFILTFSFLLGMVYVLYSKLHRLYVLVTILLFLLAPIVYIPNVSNTILTHILMMNPVYYLVNGMQQSVIVGHDALNHMSYHFYFYSFMGLMVVFCFALKDYVSQLRPNEHGVHHKDNQ; this is encoded by the coding sequence ATGCAAAAAAAATGGATCATTTTGACATTTAGTATTGGTATTGCATTGATTCTATTATGTGTACTGATGTTTAAAATCATGGGAACACTTGATGTAAAACAAGCAGCGATTGAGTACAGACTTGTTGGGCTTTTTACATTTGCAATGATTTGGATTGCGATATATATTAACTATCGCTTTTATCCTAGAGATTTTTATGTGACCCGTCATTATAATGTAAGTCCATTTTTATATCATTTAATATCGAGCGCTGTTTATAGTGTGATTTTACTTTTATTGATGTTTACTTTCTCATTGTTAAAACCTGTCAATACTGATACTTCGATATGGGGCGTGTTGTATTACAGTTTGATGAGTTTTGTTTTTATACTTACATTTTCATTTTTACTCGGAATGGTGTATGTATTGTATTCAAAACTACATCGTTTATATGTGCTCGTAACAATTTTGCTCTTTTTACTCGCGCCAATAGTGTATATTCCAAATGTTTCCAATACAATTCTGACACATATTTTGATGATGAATCCAGTTTATTATTTAGTTAATGGGATGCAACAGTCTGTTATTGTTGGGCATGATGCATTAAATCACATGAGTTATCATTTTTATTTTTATAGTTTTATGGGACTTATGGTGGTGTTTTGTTTTGCATTGAAAGACTATGTATCACAACTTCGTCCGAATGAGCATGGTGTCCACCATAAAGATAATCAATAG
- a CDS encoding FMN-binding glutamate synthase family protein, whose protein sequence is MQFLTVLQLFVNILIVSAILILLVTVITFLIFDKRQKQHSVLRNYPVLARIRYFLEHIGPELRQYLFLNDNEDKPFTRDQYRHIVIAGKYNSRSDSFGTEKNYEEGFLINNTMFPVQKRDLHIDNQQLISTFIYKIKQESLFNRKESLIKKEIEPFMLKEEHYVKIGEDIRYPYYAKRLVGQSGMSYGSLGRNAITALSKGLGRAGTWMNTGEGGLSPHHLAGEADIIFQIGPGLFGVRNLEGHFSEALFMEKARNERIKAFEIKLAQGAKTRGGHIEGHKVTEEVAKMRNVTPYQTIDSPNRFEFINNAEDLLLWIDSLRQLSQKPVGFKIVVGQKSDIHKLVETMKTLNVYPDFITVDGGEGGTGASFQELQDGVGLPLFTALPIVDGILKQHGIRQRIKIFASGKLVTPDKIAIALALGADLVNVARAMMISVGCIMSRQCHKNTCPVGVATTDPKKEKALVIEEKQYRVTNYITSLHEGLFNIASAVGVNSPTEIGPEHVTLKQKHGHIQSVRQYQLNLIE, encoded by the coding sequence ATGCAATTTTTAACAGTATTACAATTGTTTGTGAACATACTCATAGTAAGTGCGATTTTGATACTATTAGTCACAGTGATTACATTTTTAATTTTCGACAAAAGGCAAAAGCAACACAGTGTTTTAAGGAATTATCCAGTTTTAGCGAGAATACGTTATTTTTTAGAGCATATCGGTCCAGAACTGCGTCAATATTTATTTTTAAATGATAATGAAGATAAACCATTTACACGAGATCAGTATCGTCATATTGTCATAGCTGGTAAATATAATAGTCGTTCTGATAGTTTTGGGACTGAGAAAAATTACGAAGAAGGCTTTTTGATTAATAATACAATGTTTCCTGTTCAAAAACGTGATTTACATATAGATAATCAACAATTGATTTCAACGTTTATATACAAAATTAAACAAGAAAGTTTATTCAATAGAAAAGAATCATTAATAAAAAAAGAAATCGAGCCTTTTATGTTAAAAGAAGAGCATTACGTTAAAATTGGAGAAGACATCAGATATCCATACTATGCTAAGCGTCTGGTTGGCCAGTCTGGAATGAGTTATGGTTCATTAGGGCGTAACGCAATTACCGCATTATCTAAAGGACTTGGTAGAGCTGGAACTTGGATGAACACGGGAGAAGGTGGATTATCACCGCATCATCTTGCTGGAGAGGCTGATATTATTTTTCAAATCGGTCCGGGTTTATTTGGTGTTCGTAATCTTGAAGGTCATTTTAGTGAAGCCCTATTTATGGAAAAAGCGCGGAATGAACGCATTAAAGCGTTTGAGATTAAATTAGCGCAAGGTGCCAAGACGAGAGGGGGACATATCGAAGGTCACAAAGTCACAGAAGAAGTCGCTAAAATGCGAAATGTCACACCTTATCAAACAATTGACTCACCGAATCGTTTTGAATTTATTAATAATGCCGAAGATTTATTATTGTGGATTGATTCATTACGTCAATTGAGTCAAAAACCAGTCGGATTTAAAATAGTAGTTGGTCAAAAATCAGATATTCACAAATTAGTTGAAACGATGAAAACATTAAATGTATATCCAGATTTTATTACTGTTGATGGAGGAGAAGGTGGCACCGGAGCTTCATTTCAAGAATTGCAAGATGGTGTAGGTTTGCCATTGTTTACGGCATTACCGATTGTCGACGGTATTTTAAAGCAGCATGGCATTCGCCAACGTATCAAAATTTTTGCATCAGGTAAGTTAGTGACGCCAGATAAAATTGCAATAGCACTTGCATTAGGAGCAGACTTAGTCAATGTTGCACGAGCTATGATGATTAGCGTCGGATGCATAATGAGTCGTCAATGCCATAAAAACACATGTCCAGTAGGCGTAGCGACAACAGATCCTAAAAAAGAAAAAGCATTAGTGATTGAGGAAAAACAATATCGGGTCACAAACTATATCACGAGTCTTCATGAAGGTTTGTTTAATATTGCCAGTGCAGTGGGGGTGAATAGTCCAACTGAAATTGGGCCTGAGCATGTAACGCTAAAACAGAAACATGGGCACATTCAATCTGTACGACAATATCAACTTAATTTGATTGAATAA
- the ntdP gene encoding nucleoside tri-diphosphate phosphatase: MVKSCIPKEGQSIKIQSYKHDGNIHRVWSETLILKGTEDVIIGGNDHTLVTESDGRTWITREPAIVYFHSQYWFNVICMFREDGVYYYCNLSSPFACDEEALKYIDYDLDIKVYPNGKYHLLDEDEYVQHMNQMNYPKDIDLILRRSVDILQQWIEQKKGPFAPDFIKVWRDRFHKLRTK, encoded by the coding sequence GTGGTTAAATCGTGCATTCCTAAAGAAGGACAGTCGATTAAAATTCAGTCCTATAAGCATGACGGAAATATTCATCGTGTTTGGTCTGAAACGTTAATATTAAAAGGTACTGAAGACGTGATTATTGGAGGCAATGATCATACACTCGTCACTGAAAGCGATGGACGTACGTGGATAACACGCGAGCCTGCAATTGTGTATTTTCATTCACAATATTGGTTTAATGTCATCTGTATGTTTCGCGAAGATGGTGTTTATTATTATTGTAACTTGTCTTCACCATTTGCTTGTGATGAAGAAGCATTAAAGTATATTGACTATGATTTGGATATCAAAGTATATCCGAACGGGAAGTATCATTTATTAGATGAAGATGAATATGTACAACATATGAATCAAATGAACTATCCTAAAGACATAGATTTAATTTTAAGAAGAAGTGTAGATATCCTTCAACAGTGGATAGAGCAAAAAAAGGGACCATTTGCACCAGATTTCATCAAAGTATGGCGCGATCGCTTCCATAAACTAAGAACTAAATAA
- a CDS encoding glutamate-1-semialdehyde 2,1-aminomutase: MNFSESEKLQQLSNEYILGGVNSPSRSYKAVGGGAPVVMKYGQGAYLYDVDGNQYIDYLQAYGPIITGHAHPHITKAIQAQASLGVLYGTPTELEIQFAQKLRAAIPSLEKMRFVNSGTEAVMTTIRVARAYTGRNKIIKFAGCYHGHSDLVLVAAGSGPSQLGSPDSAGVPKSVAQEVITVPFNDIDSFKEAMKHWGDDVAGVLVEPIVGNFGMVEPKEGFLEAVNTITHEYGGLVIYDEVITAFRFHYGGAQDLLGVYPDLTAFGKIVGGGLPIGGYGGRQDIMEQVAPLGPAYQAGTMAGNPLSMKAGIALLEVLEQEGVYEELNRLGQMLEEGLLKSIEKYNIKATINRVYGALTVYFTDVHVTHYEQADASDGDMFARFFKLMLNQGINLAPSKYEAWFLTTEHTEKDIEKTIKAADYAFSQL, from the coding sequence ATGAATTTTTCAGAAAGCGAAAAGCTTCAACAATTATCAAATGAATATATACTTGGAGGTGTCAATTCTCCTTCACGCTCATATAAAGCAGTTGGTGGAGGTGCTCCAGTTGTCATGAAATACGGGCAAGGTGCGTACCTTTATGATGTCGATGGCAATCAGTATATTGATTATTTACAAGCCTATGGGCCAATCATTACAGGACATGCTCACCCACATATTACAAAAGCTATTCAAGCACAAGCCTCTCTCGGTGTACTTTATGGAACACCTACAGAGTTAGAAATTCAATTTGCTCAAAAATTAAGAGCTGCTATACCATCACTTGAAAAAATGCGTTTTGTCAATTCAGGAACAGAAGCTGTGATGACAACGATTCGTGTTGCAAGAGCTTATACAGGACGTAATAAAATCATCAAATTTGCTGGCTGTTATCACGGACACTCTGACTTGGTATTAGTTGCAGCTGGTAGTGGCCCTTCACAATTAGGTTCTCCTGACTCTGCTGGCGTTCCTAAAAGTGTTGCTCAGGAAGTCATCACTGTTCCATTTAATGATATTGATTCGTTCAAAGAAGCCATGAAACATTGGGGTGATGACGTTGCTGGTGTTCTAGTCGAACCAATAGTCGGTAATTTCGGGATGGTTGAACCTAAAGAAGGTTTTTTAGAAGCAGTTAACACAATTACACATGAGTATGGCGGTTTAGTCATATATGATGAGGTTATTACAGCATTTCGTTTCCATTACGGTGGAGCTCAAGATTTACTAGGTGTTTATCCAGACTTAACTGCTTTTGGTAAAATTGTAGGCGGTGGTTTACCAATTGGAGGATACGGTGGTCGACAAGATATTATGGAACAAGTGGCTCCATTAGGCCCTGCCTATCAAGCTGGAACGATGGCTGGAAATCCCTTGTCTATGAAAGCAGGAATTGCATTATTAGAAGTTTTAGAACAAGAAGGTGTATATGAGGAATTAAACCGCTTAGGTCAAATGTTAGAAGAAGGTTTATTAAAATCTATCGAAAAATATAACATTAAAGCAACTATTAATCGTGTTTACGGTGCATTAACGGTTTACTTTACTGACGTTCATGTCACACACTACGAACAAGCTGATGCATCAGATGGAGACATGTTTGCTCGATTCTTTAAACTCATGCTCAATCAAGGGATTAACTTGGCACCTTCAAAATATGAAGCTTGGTTTTTAACAACAGAACATACTGAAAAAGATATTGAAAAAACCATTAAAGCAGCAGATTATGCATTTAGCCAACTTTAA
- the mutY gene encoding A/G-specific adenine glycosylase: MFKQEAFKENLIDWFDENQRQMPWRETSDPYAIWVSEVMLQQTQVDTVRDYYKRFMDRFPHIMSLAEAQEDEVLKYWEGLGYYSRARNFHIAAKEVVNHYGGVIPKDPQQFKALKGVGPYTQAAVLSIAFDTPLPTVDGNVFRVWSRLNNDRLDTALPQTRKTYELQLKPYVKMHSGTFNQAMMELGALICTPKAPLCLFCPVQVHCEAYHEGTVLELPVKTKKMKKASLDMDVYIIQGDSGDYLIEKRQERLLNGMWQFPLFNKSDGIDTVKKRLGNSFKIERENIYRLKHQFTHMTWNLKVHIATLSNDDLKQLPNQYRLMSLDEKQALTFPVPMTKIFNAIQ; the protein is encoded by the coding sequence ATGTTTAAACAAGAAGCTTTTAAAGAAAATTTAATTGATTGGTTTGATGAAAATCAACGTCAGATGCCGTGGAGAGAAACATCGGACCCTTATGCGATTTGGGTAAGCGAAGTCATGCTTCAACAAACACAAGTTGATACGGTAAGAGATTATTATAAGCGTTTTATGGATCGATTTCCTCATATTATGTCATTGGCAGAGGCACAAGAAGATGAAGTGCTCAAATATTGGGAAGGCTTAGGCTATTACAGTCGAGCGCGAAATTTTCATATTGCTGCGAAAGAGGTTGTGAATCATTACGGCGGTGTCATTCCAAAAGACCCACAACAATTTAAAGCGCTCAAAGGTGTCGGTCCATATACACAAGCGGCTGTTTTAAGTATTGCATTTGATACACCACTTCCTACTGTTGACGGTAATGTATTTCGGGTATGGTCTAGATTAAATAATGACCGGCTTGATACTGCACTACCACAAACCCGAAAAACTTACGAACTACAACTCAAACCGTATGTCAAGATGCATTCAGGAACGTTTAATCAAGCGATGATGGAATTAGGTGCATTGATTTGTACACCTAAAGCCCCCCTTTGTTTATTCTGTCCAGTACAAGTTCATTGTGAGGCATATCATGAAGGTACGGTTTTAGAGCTACCAGTCAAAACTAAAAAAATGAAAAAAGCATCGTTAGATATGGATGTTTATATTATACAAGGTGATAGTGGAGACTACTTAATTGAAAAACGCCAAGAACGACTATTAAATGGGATGTGGCAGTTTCCATTATTTAATAAGAGTGACGGCATCGATACAGTAAAAAAAAGATTAGGTAATTCCTTTAAAATAGAGCGTGAAAATATATACCGACTTAAGCATCAATTTACACATATGACTTGGAATTTAAAAGTGCATATTGCGACGTTATCCAACGATGATCTAAAGCAGTTGCCAAATCAATATCGTTTGATGTCACTTGATGAAAAACAAGCATTGACGTTTCCGGTGCCTATGACAAAGATATTCAATGCTATTCAATAA
- a CDS encoding FUSC family protein, giving the protein MKLGARILKTGIAIILAVSIASLLPIDAGMVTVAGIAAVVAMQPSVYRTFKTIVDQFQGNVIGALLAVAMVTVFGNHILIMGATVILLIALLFKMNIAHVATLATVTALVIMGQHDGSFYISAFYRFSLVMIGVLSSFIVNLTFLPPKFETKIYYNSLNISTDIFKWFNLVLNDATEFNYVKNDLENLRQRIVKLEQLLEFYKEERTLTKKQVFAQTRKKILFKEIVLSTRDAYDVLRRMNRYHNSMINMSDAFILQLKLEVDELVQFHEQILISITKKAKFYNNEETHTIVNPLKKDILIAFKEELAHQHDENETSYANVMHIISSLEEYRYNLEHLNRLRLSYFKYHSTDPDIEIIEEDFDL; this is encoded by the coding sequence TTGAAGTTAGGTGCACGTATATTAAAAACAGGGATTGCTATTATTCTCGCTGTTTCGATTGCTTCATTGCTACCTATTGATGCAGGTATGGTCACAGTCGCCGGAATCGCTGCTGTTGTTGCCATGCAGCCGAGTGTTTATAGAACATTTAAAACGATTGTTGATCAGTTTCAAGGTAATGTAATTGGGGCATTACTTGCTGTTGCCATGGTTACAGTATTCGGCAATCATATTCTCATTATGGGGGCAACTGTCATACTACTGATTGCCTTATTATTTAAAATGAATATTGCTCATGTTGCTACACTTGCAACAGTGACAGCACTAGTCATCATGGGACAACATGACGGTTCATTTTACATTTCAGCTTTTTATCGATTTTCACTAGTGATGATTGGTGTACTCAGTTCCTTTATCGTTAATTTGACGTTCTTGCCACCCAAATTTGAAACAAAAATTTATTATAACTCACTCAATATCTCAACTGATATTTTCAAATGGTTCAATCTTGTTTTAAATGATGCAACCGAGTTTAATTATGTCAAAAATGACTTGGAAAATTTAAGACAGCGTATTGTGAAGCTAGAACAGTTGCTTGAATTTTATAAAGAAGAACGGACATTAACAAAAAAACAAGTTTTCGCTCAAACACGAAAAAAAATCCTATTTAAAGAGATTGTTTTATCAACACGAGATGCATATGATGTTTTAAGGCGGATGAATCGATACCATAACAGTATGATTAATATGAGCGATGCATTTATATTACAATTAAAGCTCGAAGTGGACGAACTAGTGCAATTTCATGAACAAATTTTAATTAGTATTACTAAAAAAGCAAAGTTTTATAATAATGAAGAAACTCACACGATTGTTAATCCTTTAAAAAAAGATATTCTTATTGCTTTCAAAGAAGAACTTGCACACCAACACGATGAAAATGAAACATCTTATGCGAATGTCATGCATATTATTTCATCATTAGAAGAATACCGTTATAATTTAGAACATCTTAATCGTTTAAGACTCAGTTACTTCAAATATCACTCTACCGATCCAGACATAGAAATTATTGAAGAAGATTTTGATTTATAA
- the bcp gene encoding thioredoxin-dependent thiol peroxidase codes for MLKKGDQFPEFELENQNGEKITKASLKGRKAVIYFYPRDNTPTCTTEACDFRDNISYFNQLNTTVLGVSGDTKRKHQNFTQKHNLNFDLLVDEDYQLSDTVGVYQEKKTFGKTSMGIVRTTFVIDEEGYVIDVIEKVKVKEQMSQLKEILEG; via the coding sequence ATGTTAAAAAAAGGAGATCAATTTCCAGAATTTGAATTAGAAAACCAAAATGGTGAAAAAATAACGAAAGCATCATTAAAAGGACGAAAAGCTGTGATTTATTTTTATCCGAGAGACAATACACCCACTTGTACGACAGAAGCATGTGATTTTAGAGATAACATATCCTATTTTAATCAGCTCAATACAACTGTCCTCGGGGTGAGTGGCGATACTAAACGAAAGCATCAAAATTTTACTCAAAAGCATAATTTAAACTTTGATTTATTAGTAGATGAAGATTACCAATTATCAGATACTGTAGGAGTTTATCAAGAAAAGAAAACATTTGGCAAAACGTCAATGGGGATTGTCCGTACGACATTTGTTATTGATGAAGAGGGTTATGTTATTGATGTTATTGAAAAAGTAAAGGTTAAAGAGCAAATGTCTCAATTAAAAGAAATACTAGAGGGGTGA
- a CDS encoding metal-dependent hydrolase, with protein sequence MDTATHIAIGVGLTALATTDPALSQNMTASATVLIAGSLIPDIDTVLKLKNNATYITNHRGITHSIPFTLFWPLLITLLTYVFFQSVNPFHIWIWAQLAVFLHVFVDIFNSYGTQALRPISNKWIQLSVINTFDPIIFLLLLIGIAVWSLGIHPYIVFLPLTCILILYYILRFQMRNWLKKQALNQVQHLGKPIKVFVAPTIRFMQWRIAIQTEEYDYVGRSFGRNIVFSDKVKRQPYPNEDIMRYAKNDPNVRAFLNFSSIYRWHIRHDSNELTELRFIDLRYLKNGHYQFVAIVHLDEEMKVLHSYTGWVFSEDKLMKKLYAH encoded by the coding sequence ATGGACACAGCTACACATATCGCAATAGGCGTGGGTCTCACTGCATTAGCTACGACTGACCCAGCGCTCTCACAAAACATGACAGCAAGTGCAACTGTTTTAATTGCAGGTTCATTGATTCCCGATATTGATACTGTACTAAAATTAAAAAATAATGCAACATATATCACTAATCATCGAGGCATTACACATTCAATACCTTTTACTTTGTTTTGGCCTCTCTTAATTACATTATTAACTTATGTTTTCTTCCAATCCGTCAATCCTTTTCATATATGGATTTGGGCACAATTGGCTGTTTTTTTACATGTTTTTGTAGATATATTCAATTCATATGGAACCCAAGCGTTACGCCCCATCTCTAATAAATGGATTCAACTGAGTGTGATTAACACATTTGATCCCATTATCTTTTTGCTTTTATTAATCGGCATTGCCGTGTGGTCATTAGGCATTCATCCATATATTGTTTTTCTACCATTAACATGTATACTTATTTTGTATTACATCCTACGTTTCCAAATGCGTAATTGGTTGAAAAAACAAGCTTTAAATCAAGTTCAGCATCTTGGGAAACCTATCAAAGTTTTTGTAGCCCCCACTATTCGTTTTATGCAGTGGCGTATCGCTATTCAAACTGAAGAATATGATTATGTTGGACGTAGTTTTGGTCGTAATATTGTTTTTAGTGATAAAGTAAAGCGGCAACCTTATCCAAATGAAGATATTATGAGATATGCGAAAAATGACCCGAATGTCCGTGCATTTTTAAATTTCTCATCCATTTATCGTTGGCATATTCGACACGACAGCAATGAGTTAACTGAATTAAGATTTATCGATTTAAGATATTTAAAAAATGGGCATTATCAATTTGTTGCGATCGTTCATCTTGATGAAGAGATGAAAGTCTTACATTCATATACAGGATGGGTGTTTAGCGAAGATAAGCTGATGAAAAAATTGTATGCGCATTAA